One Archocentrus centrarchus isolate MPI-CPG fArcCen1 chromosome 14, fArcCen1, whole genome shotgun sequence DNA window includes the following coding sequences:
- the spag7 gene encoding LOW QUALITY PROTEIN: sperm-associated antigen 7 homolog (The sequence of the model RefSeq protein was modified relative to this genomic sequence to represent the inferred CDS: inserted 2 bases in 2 codons; substituted 1 base at 1 genomic stop codon), with amino-acid sequence MADLLGSILNSMEKPPTVGDQEXRRKAREQAARLKKMEEEEKRKKXEFRKKMEKEVSDFIQDSSQQKRKYNPMGKIERSILHDVAEVLVXRLFLLGEDEESRYVMLFKKEFAPSDEELEAYRKGEEWDPQLAEQRRRLKEQAALEQAASSQTEKSQACPNSNYRDKYSHLIGTSAAKDAAHTLEANRAYGCVPVANKRDTRSIEEAMNEIRAKKRQKREDDTGARSSSS; translated from the exons ATGGCGGACCTCCTCGGTTCAATCTTAAACTCGATGGAAAAACCTCCAACAGTCGGCGACCAGG GCCGACGAAAGGCTCGAG AGCAAGCAGCAAGACTCaagaagatggaggaagaggagaaaagaaaga cagagtTCAGGAAGAAG ATGGAGAAAGAGGTGTCGGATTTCATCCAAGACAGTTcacaacagaaaagaaaatataatccCATGGGAAAGATTGAAAGGAGTATATT GCATGATGTTGCAGAAGTGCTGGTTTGAcgtctttttcttttgggggAGGATGAAGAGAGCCGTTACGTCATGCTTTTCAAGAAG GAGTTTGCTCCATCAGATGAGGAGCTGGAAGCCTATCGTAAGGGGGAGGAGTGGGATCCCCAGCTGGCAGAACAGCGGCGCAGACTTAAA GAACAGGCTGCACTGGAACAAGCAGCATCCAGCCAGACAGAAAAGTCGCAAGCATGCCCCAACTCCAACTACAGAGACAAGTACAGTCACCTGATTGGCACTTCAGCTGCAAAAGATGCTGCACATACACTTGAGGCTAACAGGGCTTACGGCTGCG TGCCGGTGGCCAACAAGAGGGACACTCGCTCCATAGAAGAAGCCATGAATGAAATCAGAGCAAAGAAACGGCAGAAGCGAGAGGACGACACGGGGGCGCGGAGCAGCAGTTCATGA
- the chrdl2 gene encoding chordin-like protein 2 — MTMSSPFSNDFQQSTNRNVVELEILIMDSQARTCKKKKKKKKKKKKNEVLAFVHFLIWFGAAELKPRKGSGLVCTFKDKTYNPGDSWHPHLEPFGYMFCIRCVCTEAGHVKCNTIKCPVLPCENPVAEPQQCCPRCTDEPRIPAGLRASVKSCRYNGSIYQPGETFTKHNLFPSKQSNQCVMCTCSDGNIFCALKTCQPITCSSPVSVPDTCCLVCKDHGTSGSSSTEDGNHQLNRGVRHSVDQCSGEQSRVRSNRATATRIKTSPRGLSLSKLNLKGASETTVKILLQRKHQRACLYNGKTYSHGDMWHPVLGKVLECILCTCTDGISDCKRITCPSQYPCQHPMKSAGKCCKTCPETKAESNQTQCYLGHKNNLLVYKVESTLNVDSPNTVRIIAVERQSTAEVEVQVWNTVEGVLQLMEIGDIQRKDILDHPENCTLLTTLDEESWRKFKEEGENLSKAPQTTICEDGIREIVTFLNPKQTEGLCSP, encoded by the exons atgacaatgagttcacccTTCTCAAATGACTTCCAACAGAGCACCAACAGGAATGTGGTTGAACTGGAGAtactcatcatggat AGTCAGGCAcgcacatgtaaaaaaaaaaaaaaaaaaaaaaaaaaaaaaaaaaaaaatgaagtccttgcttttgttcatttcctcatttggtttggagctgcagagCTAAAACCCCGGAAAG GATCAGGGCTTGTGTGTACTTTCAAAGACAAGACATATAACCCAGGTGACAGCTGGCATCCTCATCTGGAGCCTTTTGGCTACATGTTTTGTATACGTTGTGTCTGCACAGAG GCAGGCCATGTGAAATGTAACACAATCAAGTGTCCTGTCCTGCCATGTGAAAACCCCGTAGCTGAGCCTCAGCAGTGTTGTCCAAGATGCACAG ACGAGCCGAGGATTCCTGCAGGGCTGAGAGCTTCAGTGAAATCCTGCAGGTATAATGGAAGCATTTATCAGCCCGGGGAGACCTTCACCAAACACAACCTCTTTCCATCCAAGCAAAGCAATCAGTGTGTTATGTGCACATGCTCT gaTGGAAACATTTTCTGTGCTCTGAAAACCTGCCAGCCCATCACCTGTTCCTCCCCAGTGTCCGTTCCAGATACCTGCTGTTTGGTGTGTAAAG ATCATGGCACCAGTGGGTCCTCATCAACTGAAGATGGAAACCATCAGCTAAACAGAGGCGTT AGGCATTCGGTCGATCAGTGTTCTGGTGAGCAGAGCAGGGTGCGGTCCAACCGTGCCACTGCAACCAGGATCAAGACCTCTCCTAGAGGCCTGAGCCTCAGTAAACTCAACCTCAAAGGGGCTTCAGAGACCACCGTGAAGATTTTGTTGCAGAGGAAACATCAAAGAG CGTGTTTATACAATGGCAAGACATACTCTCATGGAGACATGTGGCACCCAGTTTTGGGTAAAGTCCTGGAATGCATCCTGTGCACTTGTACTGATGGCATCTCGGACTGCAAACGCATCACATGTCCCAGCCAGTACCCTTGCCAACATCCTATGAAATCTGCAGGAAAGTGCTGCAAGACTTGTCCAG AGACTAAAGCTGAAAGTAACCAGACCCAGTGCTATCTGGGACATAAAAATAACCTCTTGGTGTATAAAGTCGAATCAACTTTGAATGTTGACTCACCCAACACAGTTAGGATCATTGCTGTTGAAAGACAAAGTACTGCTGAAGTTGAAGTACAAGTATGGAACACTGTAGAAG gtgttTTACAGCTAATGGAAATTGGTGACATTCAAAGAAAAGACATTTTGGATCATCCAGAAAATTGCACATTGCTCACAACACTTGATGAAG AGTCGTGGAGAAAATTTAAAGAGGAGGGAGAAAATCTGAGTAAAGCTCCTCAGACCACAATTTGTGAAGATGGGATTCGAGAGATCGTGACTTTCCTAAATCCTAAGCAAACTGAAGGCCTGTGTTCACCATAA
- the xrra1 gene encoding X-ray radiation resistance-associated protein 1 isoform X1, translating to MASASCTADAGRSCSIKCFPAGTLPHRRREGAAHWLVAYREAEEQKYRNLRRRIKETYKKRESELAKTSHPVTLDRAFLLQLHHVAKPSELCSLEISEQKLNSVKPEDLEVFDNVAFIDASINSLSLGSFSSFVSLRELNLSLNGVCNMTFDAADFPHLEVLDLSYNRLSPDAIVSLGRLPRLKILHLTANQLQRLPPNLGSSNQDPAQQPAKEEQTYFRALEVLMLDDNKLSSGVFNSLRNLKRLKHLSLQANRISEIPFMQLVGYSKSGQIPTKEQAEEEAGEAHTQSEPTDRYLISEIFHRDNWEQNCNESSLPLPELQYLNLADNKIAKEEALLAATLFPVLREIDIQFNPITTQRRGDPPLLAYLQERLGITIKQKKTHADVKRPLKVSAELKWKVEENIPKASRKLVLMNAQTQAGRNEGKKSRSNAFHKNRKPFFLTQAADGPEFEFRLLSEHKETAENKERNNANPEQCDRLMDAEPNPHVLKPNAGIQTAVRMLERTLKNLNVYRDPKPKLDSIQTPYREREKRIKELPLLKPMKQPNERVDDMMKEIRESKAIKVVALGSVLHSTGGNKEDYKEALSLMRDVKKTYKMVHAKTMEQEASIKSDRDTDQI from the exons ATGGCTTCGGCATCCTGTACAGCTGACGCAGGACGGAGTTGCTCTATAAAATGTTTCCCCGCCGGGACATTACCCCACAGAAGGAGAGAAG GTGCTGCTCACTGGCTTGTGGCTTACAGGGAGGCAGAGGAGCAGAAATACAGGAATCTACGCAGGAGAATTAAAGAAACTTATAAAAAACGTGAGAGCGAGTTAGCTAAGACTTCTCACCCTGTCACATTAGACAGAGCTTTCCTG ctccagctgcatCATGTTGCCAAACCCTCTGAGCTCTGTTCTCTTGAGATCAGCGAGCAGAAACTGAATTCT GTCAAGCCAGAAGACCTGGAGGTGTTTGATAATGTGGCTTTCATCGATGCATCTATTAACTCCCTCTCTCTGG gctCGTTCAGTAGTTTTGTGTCTCTAAGAGAACTCAATCTGTCTTTAAATGGAGTTTGCAACATGACATTTGATGCTGCTGACTTCCCTCACCTCGAG GTTTTGGATTTGTCCTACAACCGTTTATCACCTGATGCTATTGTTTCTCTTGGTCGGCTCCCTCGTCTTAAAATCCTTCATCTAACTGCAAATCAGCTTCAGCGTCTCCCTCCTAATCTGGGCTCCTCAAACCAAGACCCCGCTCAGCA GCCGGCTAAAGAGGAACAAACATACTTCCGAGCTCTGGAAGTCCTGATGCTTGATGATAACAAACTGTCTTCAGGAGTCTTCAACAGCCTTAGAAACCTTAAGAG GCTAAAGCATTTAAGCCTGCAGGCAAACCGCATTTCTGAAATACCATTTATGCAACTGGTGGGTTATTCAAAATCTGGGCAGATTCCTACTAAAgagcaggctgaagaagaggcaGGAGAGG CGCACACTCAGTCAGAGCCAACCGATCGATATCTGATCTCAGAG ATCTTTCACAGAGACAACTGGGAGCAGAACTGCAACGAATCCAGTTTACCTCTGCCAGAGCTCCAGTACCTCAATCTAGCTGACAACAAG ATCGCCAAGGAAGAAGCACTGTTGGCTGCCACTCTTTTCCCAGTGCTTCGTGAAATTGATATTCAGTTCAACCCTATAACCACACAGAGAAGAG GAGACCCTCCCTTACTGGCCTACCTCCAGGAGAGACTTGGAATAACaataaagcagaagaaaacacatGCGGATGTGAAGCGCCCACTGAAAGTGTCTGCTGAACTGAAATGGAAG GTGGAGGAAAACATCCCAAAGGCATCAAGGAAGCTGGTACTGATGAATGCACAGACCCAGGCTGGCAGAAATGAAGGCAAGAAAAGCAGAAGCAATGCTTTCCATAAAAATAGGAAGCCCTTCTTTCTTACTCAG GCAGCAGATGGACCCGAGTTTGAATTCCGTCTTCTTTCTGAACACAAAGAAACTGCTGAGAACAAGGAGAGAAACAATGCTAATCCTGAGCAGTGTGATCGCTTGATGGATGCAGAACCAAATCCTCATGTGCTCAAGCCCAATG cGGGAATTCAAACAGCTGTTCGGATGCTGGAGCGCACGCTGAAAAATCTTAATGTTTACAGAGACCCGAAACCAAAGCTTGACAGCATCCAGACACCGTACAGGGAACGAGAGAAAAGG ATTAAGGAGCTGCCACTTTTGAAACCCATGAAGCAGCCAAATGAAAGGGTAGACGACATGATGAAAGAAATCAGAGAGAGTAAAGCAATAAAAGTAGTCGCTTTAG GCAGTGTCCTGCACAGCACAGGCGGTAATAAGGAAGACTATAAGGAAGCTCTTTCACTGATGAGAGAcgtgaaaaaaacatataagaTGGTCCACGCAAAAACAATGGAGCAAGAAGCCAGCATTAAGTCTGACAGAGACACCGACCAAATCTGA
- the xrra1 gene encoding X-ray radiation resistance-associated protein 1 isoform X2: MASASCTADAGRSCSIKCFPAGTLPHRRREGAAHWLVAYREAEEQKYRNLRRRIKETYKKRESELAKTSHPVTLDRAFLLQLHHVAKPSELCSLEISEQKLNSVKPEDLEVFDNVAFIDASINSLSLGSFSSFVSLRELNLSLNGVCNMTFDAADFPHLEVLDLSYNRLSPDAIVSLGRLPRLKILHLTANQLQRLPPNLGSSNQDPAQQPAKEEQTYFRALEVLMLDDNKLSSGVFNSLRNLKRLKHLSLQANRISEIPFMQLVGYSKSGQIPTKEQAEEEAGEAHTQSEPTDRYLISEIFHRDNWEQNCNESSLPLPELQYLNLADNKIAKEEALLAATLFPVLREIDIQFNPITTQRRGDPPLLAYLQERLGITIKQKKTHADVKRPLKVSAELKWKVEENIPKASRKLVLMNAQTQAGRNEGKKSRSNAFHKNRKPFFLTQAADGPEFEFRLLSEHKETAENKERNNANPEQCDRLMDAEPNPHVLKPNAGIQTAVRMLERTLKNLNVYRDPKPKLDSIQTPYREREKRIKELPLLKPMKQPNERVDDMMKEIRESKAIKVVALVSCTAQAVIRKTIRKLFH, translated from the exons ATGGCTTCGGCATCCTGTACAGCTGACGCAGGACGGAGTTGCTCTATAAAATGTTTCCCCGCCGGGACATTACCCCACAGAAGGAGAGAAG GTGCTGCTCACTGGCTTGTGGCTTACAGGGAGGCAGAGGAGCAGAAATACAGGAATCTACGCAGGAGAATTAAAGAAACTTATAAAAAACGTGAGAGCGAGTTAGCTAAGACTTCTCACCCTGTCACATTAGACAGAGCTTTCCTG ctccagctgcatCATGTTGCCAAACCCTCTGAGCTCTGTTCTCTTGAGATCAGCGAGCAGAAACTGAATTCT GTCAAGCCAGAAGACCTGGAGGTGTTTGATAATGTGGCTTTCATCGATGCATCTATTAACTCCCTCTCTCTGG gctCGTTCAGTAGTTTTGTGTCTCTAAGAGAACTCAATCTGTCTTTAAATGGAGTTTGCAACATGACATTTGATGCTGCTGACTTCCCTCACCTCGAG GTTTTGGATTTGTCCTACAACCGTTTATCACCTGATGCTATTGTTTCTCTTGGTCGGCTCCCTCGTCTTAAAATCCTTCATCTAACTGCAAATCAGCTTCAGCGTCTCCCTCCTAATCTGGGCTCCTCAAACCAAGACCCCGCTCAGCA GCCGGCTAAAGAGGAACAAACATACTTCCGAGCTCTGGAAGTCCTGATGCTTGATGATAACAAACTGTCTTCAGGAGTCTTCAACAGCCTTAGAAACCTTAAGAG GCTAAAGCATTTAAGCCTGCAGGCAAACCGCATTTCTGAAATACCATTTATGCAACTGGTGGGTTATTCAAAATCTGGGCAGATTCCTACTAAAgagcaggctgaagaagaggcaGGAGAGG CGCACACTCAGTCAGAGCCAACCGATCGATATCTGATCTCAGAG ATCTTTCACAGAGACAACTGGGAGCAGAACTGCAACGAATCCAGTTTACCTCTGCCAGAGCTCCAGTACCTCAATCTAGCTGACAACAAG ATCGCCAAGGAAGAAGCACTGTTGGCTGCCACTCTTTTCCCAGTGCTTCGTGAAATTGATATTCAGTTCAACCCTATAACCACACAGAGAAGAG GAGACCCTCCCTTACTGGCCTACCTCCAGGAGAGACTTGGAATAACaataaagcagaagaaaacacatGCGGATGTGAAGCGCCCACTGAAAGTGTCTGCTGAACTGAAATGGAAG GTGGAGGAAAACATCCCAAAGGCATCAAGGAAGCTGGTACTGATGAATGCACAGACCCAGGCTGGCAGAAATGAAGGCAAGAAAAGCAGAAGCAATGCTTTCCATAAAAATAGGAAGCCCTTCTTTCTTACTCAG GCAGCAGATGGACCCGAGTTTGAATTCCGTCTTCTTTCTGAACACAAAGAAACTGCTGAGAACAAGGAGAGAAACAATGCTAATCCTGAGCAGTGTGATCGCTTGATGGATGCAGAACCAAATCCTCATGTGCTCAAGCCCAATG cGGGAATTCAAACAGCTGTTCGGATGCTGGAGCGCACGCTGAAAAATCTTAATGTTTACAGAGACCCGAAACCAAAGCTTGACAGCATCCAGACACCGTACAGGGAACGAGAGAAAAGG ATTAAGGAGCTGCCACTTTTGAAACCCATGAAGCAGCCAAATGAAAGGGTAGACGACATGATGAAAGAAATCAGAGAGAGTAAAGCAATAAAAGTAGTCGCTTTAG TGTCCTGCACAGCACAGGCGGTAATAAGGAAGACTATAAGGAAGCTCTTTCACTGA
- the neu3.1 gene encoding sialidase-3, with protein MGNTASKSDSGEEPPKTTLFEREPSGITYRIPALIYLRHCHTFLAFAEKRSSPCDNDAKILVMRKGTLKEDGSVQWSSSQELSSASLPNHRTMNPCPVYEKNSKTLFLFFICVWGATTEMKQILTGKNKTRLCYVSSCDDGQTWSQVTDLTESVIGETIHRWATFAVGPGHGVQLENGRLVIPAYAYYIPYRCCSLPLPCTVYPRALSVYSEDFGQTWHIGKMLRKKSCECEMAEIIDHEGRSHLYCNARNAGGHRCEALSENSGVYFDKPHMATELVEPRSGCQGSIIGFPAPEFVPNDDAESKACGTSLLSPDTQTWLLFMHPTSKSSRRDMGVYLNRSPLHSSGWDRPRIIHRGPSGYSDLAYNGDKDQFSCLMECGRESELEQIAFMSFSLNDVMQTGGKKEKR; from the exons ATGGGAAACACGGCGTCGAAGAGTGACAGCGGAGAAGAACCTCCTAAAACAACTTTGTTTGAAAGGGAGCCAAGTGGGATAACATACAGAATCCCTGCTCTCATCTATCTGAGGCACTGTCACACCTTCCTCGCCTTTGCAGAGAAAAGATCCTCACCCTGTGACAATGACGCCAAAATCCTTGTTATGAGAAAAGGCACCTTGAAAGAGGATGGATCTGTTCAG tggtcGTCCAGTCAGGAGCTGTCCTCAGCATCCCTACCAAACCACCGCACTATGAACCCTTGCCCAGTGtatgaaaaaaacagcaaaacgctctttctgtttttcatctgtgtgtgGGGCGCCACCACAGAGATGAAGCAGATCCTCACAGGTAAGAACAAGACCCGGCTTTGCTATGTCAGCAGCTGTGACGATGGGCAAACTTGGAGTCAAGTGACAGACTTAACCGAGAGCGTGATTGGCGAAACCATCCACAGGTGGGCCACATTCGCTGTGGGCCCTGGCCACGGTGTTCAGCTCGAGAACGGCCGATTGGTCATTCCTGCGTATGCCTACTACATTCCTTACAGATGCTGTTCCTTGCCCCTTCCTTGCACAGTCTACCCACGTGCACTGTCAGTATATAGTGAGGACTTTGGACAGACGTGGCATATAGGTAAGATGCTCCGGAAGAAGTCGTGTGAATGTGAAATGGCAGAGATCATAGACCACGAGGGCAGGAGCCACCTCTACTGCAATGCTCGTAATGCTGGGGGCCACAGGTGCGAGGCTCTTAGTGAAAACAGCGGCGTCTACTTTGACAAACCCCACATGGCTACGGAGCTTGTCGAACCGCGTTCTGGCTGTCAGGGAAGCATCATCGGCTTTCCCGCTCCGGAATTTGTTCCAAACGATGATGCGGAAAGCAAAGCCTGCGGCACGTCACTCCTGTCGCCAGACACGCAAACCTGGCTCCTCTTCATGCACCCAACGAGCAAGTCCAGCAGAAGGGACATGGGTGTGTATTTGAACCGATCCCCCCTGCACTCATCCGGATGGGACAGGCCCAGGATCATCCACAGGGGGCCCAGCGGTTACTCAGACCTGGCTTACAACGGGGACAAGGATCAGTTTTCGTGCCTGATGGAGTGCGGGAGGGAGAGTGAACTTGAGCAGATTGCTTTCATGTCGTTCTCTCTTAATGATGTCATGCAGACGGGCGGCAAGAAAGAAAAGCGTTGA